The Plectropomus leopardus isolate mb chromosome 14, YSFRI_Pleo_2.0, whole genome shotgun sequence DNA window TATTTGTTCTGTTCATGTATTTTGTGTTCTCTGTTTTCCATTctgtatttgcttttcttttgcatttcatgtaaaacGTCTTTGAGTACCTAGAAAAGCGCCATACAAGTccaatctattattattattataagatgaagattcttattttttgtcctttgtcaCAAACCACACACTTTTTTCGAAAAAGACAGTATGTCAGCGCTTTTGTTGCAGATTCTTGTATAGTAAATTGTTATATACTTTGACTTTGCAAATCTGTGCAGTTACTGTGTGACATGatgtcttttcaaaattagTCATTAATCGTTAAGTTGAAATACTGCACACTTTATCTCTGCTGTGTTTAAAGCATCAGTCTGAAGAGATTATCCATCTTTCAGCCTGTCTCATATCGTAACACCAAAGTTTGATTGTGTTGCAGCTCATTCATCGTATTCCAGAGGCTGGATTAAACTACCAGAGAGTCCCACCAAGTTCTGCATCTACAAGAGAACCTGATCAGAGCACAAGTGACCACGAACAGATCTCCAGACAGAGAGCTCGGAGCAGAGACGAGGTCTGACACAATATGCCGCTTCCCCTTATTTTAAAGACCTCTATAATGATCCAACAATGCATCactaacttgtttttttttctccaggtcATTGTGGACAATCTGATGCTGAATCCAGTGTCTCAGATCACCATGGCCATCAAAGAAAATACTGAGCAACTTGCTGACAAAATTAAGTAAGATGTTACTTAAGcatcccttttttccccaaatttaatATGGGATTGATGAAAAACTGTGATGATTCCGTCTGACAACCAGACTGCACTGAGCCAATAATCGTAATAATCTAGAGTAACTGAGTGAGTCAGCGTGTAGACGTCTGGTCTAACTGACAATATGGGATTGAGATgaaatctttttaaaagattaGATACcgataaaactttgtttaaatatttctatTGAAAGAAATAgccacagtttttttaaagctttttaaaaaaaattttttttagttttttttagaacatAAAAATGTAGATTGTCCAGTTTGAAAGAACACTGCAAAAAGCCCTCTGTCTGACAACTAAGCATCTGGCGTTATGCATGCAGGGTGCTGTTCCAGGATAGGATGGATATCTGGGAAGAAATTGAGGCCAAGGTGAACTCTGACAATGATGTTCCTGTGGTCAAAACCTCCAACAAGGTTGGAAACTTGTGTTTGTCTACtttcaaatgaatgaatgccAATTAATAGCGTTTGTTTGAACTAAATATGAAGTGTGTATTTCAGGAAATCACATCTATCTTGAAAGAACTCAGGAGAGTTCAACGACAGCTTGAGGGTGAGACAGATATTGTAAATAATCTTTATATTACTTTGTGTTGTGAAGCCAAATAGTCAGctaaaaaaatttcattttctttttttccccaagtcatTAACACGGTCATGGAGCCCAGTGGGCAGCCTGAAGCATCAAAGGCCTCAGCCCTTGCGGTCTCCTCCTCATCTGGAGCTCGGCCCTCCAGACCTCCCGCCTCACGAGACTGGAGAACAGTCCACTCTGTCTCAAAACGTGGCGGCGGCCCGAGGCCCAGTGAGAGCGTTAGGAGAGCAGCGGTGACACCAGACGATCTCAGAGCGGGATATTTAGTCTGAGCCAAACCCAGGTGTCTGACTGTCACACTCACAATGAAACCGGGGGGGGGGGATTTCCACAGAATTGTAGCCTCCCATACATCCAGACATACACACTACTGCACTATGAGCactacacacttacacacagctGCACTTAACGCCCTTAGAGTAAGCTCAGTGGGAGGCCTAAATATGAACTGAAGATTTGAGGAAGTACCAAAAACTTCAGTAAACCTCACCTCTGATAGGCTTGTACTATACTTGATCCTCTTTTTTTAGAGGTTGATCTCTTTTATTTGCCAATGATATTACCAGCATTACTGATTTTAAAGCTCATTGTATTTACTTGGTTTATTTGAAAACCGGCCTGAGCAAAATCATCTCAGGGAAAACTACTATAACACTTCAATGTTTAGTGACAAATCACATTTTAGAGGAAATACTTCACTGATATTTGTTTGGAGTAGGAAACAACTGCAGAAACACCAGCAGATCTTAGTGTACTTTTGTACTCAGTAAACCCATTTTGTCTTTGCCACTTTTCTTTTGGTGGACCAGATTAATTGAAGAATGTAAGAAGTATttattagggtttttttgtgagacACTGTAACCAAGACAACATGACTTTTGGAAAGTTTCTAGACTCTAGTGCCAGACCAATTAAAGTTATATACATAGTTGCTACCAGCCAATTTCTTCAGCATTTATTCTGTTAACATTTCCCAGTGTAGCGACTCTGTCCTGGCTCTCCTCAGCACATGGACATAATATTTTGTCCAGCTGGAGATGAAAATCCTTCAGGAATGTGTGGTCCGATTGGTAGGAGGGACTCCAGAGGTTAGTCACCTTGGCAACCACAAACTGAAGTGGCTGTAAAACAAGACATTCCTGGCTTCTCTACCGTCTaagaagtgtgtttttatttatgcatcaaACACAGATGGAGGCTTGAAactagtttttgttgtttttgatgactgAAGAGCACAGTCAGCTCAGAGGTTTGGCCAAAGACAATCAGAAAACGGCTGACAGATATTGAATCtcttttatctgtgtttgtaCTAAACTTATCACAccacacactttaaaacatcGTGGTAAGATTTGAAATTTCCTCTTCAGTCACAAGTTAACTCCTGATGTGTCCTCACATGACAGGAGAAGTAAAGTCAATTTAACATTTAGGTTGACAGTCaatgtttaaaactgttaaTCTGATGATTAGTTCCTGTTGTTCAGTGTGTAAATATCTAAAGAAGTGTACGTCATACATATTACCTCTCAATCTTGTCTTTTGCACTAATGTAGTACAACGCGACTCCCCTCGACCTGATATGCTGCAAACTGAAGTTGTTACTCTCCTTGCACAAGTTTGTAAACATTTAATGCTGTTGAGGTTGAAGCAGAAGACAAAGCGACCCAACACACCAGCAACTCTCTGTTTCCCTTTTCCCAGTCTAGATTGTACACGTGATTGCATTGGGAAGTACCAACAAGTGCCACAGAGCTTTGTGGGAGGTTTACAAACTCAAGCAAAACATTGAATGTTTCTCAAAAGTGTTGCTGCTATTCTTCTTCTATTTGGGATAGTATTCCCCCCTTTGCTTTACTCCACCTAAGTCAAAGCTACAGCAGGTTTGCTGAAATGTAATTCTTGTTTGTCAGatttgtgtcccttttttttgaTATTCAATTTATGTTTCTCCTTCTGTCACCCAGAATGATTTGGTTGTAATCGTGCTGTATTGTTAGCTGGTATTTATGTTTGgttatttgtgtaatttgtgagatgatgaatgcagatttttcaaataaatatgatTAGCGAAgttgtttttgatttgtcataaccttttttttgttttgtataaacTTTGATCTCTGAATAATTCATGTCTCCAAAACctgaaatgaaagtaaaaacaggAACTGTGCTGTGATATATTCAGTAGCAGATACCACTTCGGCTCAGTTTCGAGTGAAAGCTGGAGGGGAAGAAGAGGCTTTGTTGTGAGCTCTTTCTAGGGGAAAATTTCTGCATCTGCTTTGTGTGAGTTGCTTTTGCTTTCAATACTTTGGAAACCAAACTTTATCTGAGATTTAAACCATTTAAACTGCAAACTTATGAGTAGTGTGGTCCCACTTgtagtgtgtttattttctatCTGAAGATAATTATCTGCTTTTGAACATGAATAGGCAAGGAGCATTTCAAAGGAAAATGTCCTCTATGTATAGCAGCCTTCATGACAGTTATGTTCCAAACAAAAGGGTAAGACTACATCAAAAGCCCAATTCTCTGTTTCGgtgtgacacattttttttatgtcttattcTCGGTCTTGTTTTTCTATCAAACTTAACTTCATCAGAGGTCGACCAGCTGTGTGGCATTAGCTGTGGTTTTGGGCTGCCTGACAGTCCTGGGGATCCTGCTCGCCATTGCTGTGCTGGAAAGACCACCGCCCCCCAAAGATCATGAGACACTGCCTGAAGAAACTGCCGGGAGCAATTTCTCCACAGACCAGTGCAGgtaaacaattttaaataattttttgaactTAAGATGATATATATATGATGTATGTAATGATACAAACTAGATCTCTGCTAGGGACTgtgcattatttatgagaggggaggggatggTGCAAAATGGAGGAGGCACttctattgtttattttaagcactggggagggagttataatttttgatttggcttagggGACGGACAgtcacattttgtatttattttaaattcctttGGATCCCCAAAAAGCAGAAGtgagtttgaaaggcatgttgtctttaaaaatctcaaaaaaaccACGCAGTTTATCATGTGTATGGACTGTAAAATAGGATTATTTATGATGAAGGAAGGCTTCACACATTTCCTCCTTACCCttagggaggctcaaggaaaataAATTGTAGCTCCAGGGAGGGATAtgatattaataaattaaataaataaaattacaccCCAGTAAACCCCCTACTcttataaataaagtacagtcccttataCAACACctgaaagaaaactgatgttttattgctaaatacatacattatttGCAGTAGAATTGTGAATTACCTTTGTGCATTGTGGCccattttctattaattttaaGGCAGGTAGTTATCAGCCAAGATTATGAAAgtgaaatcacaaaacaaacactatcAACATCTATTGACTTAATGGTTAATGATTCTCTCAATTATAATCTTCTCCAGTTCTGTTTCCAAAACGTTTCTCAGCAGATGTCTTTGTTTATCTCTCAGCATGGTGCTGGTGGAGAGCATCCCAAAATACGTGAGGTACAAAGCCAATGCAACGTTTGGTATTCCTCTTGAAAAAGCCTGGAAAGATCTTCTCTCCATGGCAACGGACCAAGTGGATGTGTCATCTTTTTACTGGACTTTAACTGGGGAAGACATTAATGTTAACTCCTCCTCTGACATACCTGTGAGTTAACAACGAAAACACTTCCATCATCAAATGTTtccatatgttgtttttgtggaaaaGTGCTTTGATACTGAGAGTTTGTCCTCTGCAGGGTCGGGACATCCTGAAAGAACTTGAGGAATTGCCCTCCAGGAATGTTTCTGTCCGACTGGTGACCAGTGTTCCCAGTGTTAGAACAAACTCCACAGATTTAAAGATCTTAAAACAGAAAGGTTTGCAAGAGACTCCTCTGTTCTTGTCTCTTGTCTCATTCagtgcagtgtgttttttatttgtggtcCACTGTTTTAACCAACTTCCCTTAACTGCAGTCTCCTCTTTGGTTGTATGCAGGAGTTCAGGTGAGGAAGGTGAACTTTGGGCGCTTGACAAGAGGCGTCCTCCACAGCAAATTTTGGATCGTTGACAGAAAACATGTGTTTATTGGAAGTGCCAACATGGACTGGAGGGCTCTCACACAGGTAACACCAAAAATATACAAGGCTTATTTGAAaccttaaaggtcccatatcataaaaaaagtctgaatatttaaacaaaaatatatatagtagGTATGAATGctgtttaaaaactgtaaaatcttgaatccacagagaaatgcatacAGCCCGaattcagaaactgtgcctGTAAGCCATCATGACTTTTGAGAAGTTGATGATGTCACAACTGTGCGGTATAGACCGAATCACGGTGACACTGCGcgaacaacattttttatagaCAACTGTCAGGTTTCAGTTGCTGAGATAGGTGAAATCAACAatgttgcttatttttgttgccttttttgcagTAACTATCCCATTTAAAGATAAATAGTTAAACATGGTTGTCCAAAATATCTCACATTCctactttattttatgtacCGTGTTTACTATCATTTTTGATAAACCGAATCTACTAGCACTGAAAATAAAccatgtactgctgtggacaggggcaccatcaaaacatattttagctacctaaaaaagtaaatattggTCTATTTGTACGCTATATAGAAAATTTTCTCCACCTCTGTTCTGGTAAGTAAAATTACTCTTTTCATCAGTCGAGTTTTGTGGCTTTAATATAAAGGCTTCAGTTTCTCATCAGAAAAGATTGTCTGACAGCGAGGTAAAGCACTGAATATATTCTAAATGTAGACTTGcattgatgttgatttttttaggtggcttaaagcTAATTGAGGCAGCGTTTGCTCAGCACCGTTTGATTTTAATCTATGTTATGTGAGGGTTGTCTACCTGAGAGTTATTGTTTATTAATACTGTTATTAAGTCTATAGACTGTTtcaaggttgaaaaataaacactcttAATggttccttttttatttcctgttggaatGTTTTGTGGTGTTGACATCAGCTGGCAGGAAGTAAACACTGACCCAAGCTGTTGCCTTGAATTGTAATTTCAGTGAAACcctctataaaaataaaaagtgctgataCAGTGCTGTTACTTTCATTCAGCTGACTGTAACAGCAGATGTGGAAGACCTGACcaggcagacagtatgaggaaaacaaagtgtttttttcaacatgaaaacatgtaaacctTGTTCtggtagaaacccaaaatacaagtttaaacctgaaaatgagcataatatgggacctttaaaacaaACCATTTCATTATTCACTAATTTGTCTGTAGGTGAAGGAACTGGGTGTTGTCGTCTACAACTGCTCTAGTCTGGCAAAGGACCTCCTAAAGATTTTCGAGTCTTACTGGGCGATGGGACAGTCCAACAGCTCCCTGCCACAGCCCTGGCCTGCAAAGTATGACACTGCCATCAACCAACAGCACCCCCTGCTGGTGAAAACTGATAATGTCTCCAGCAAGCTCTACCTCACAGTGAGTTTCTTTTCACTGGACAATGTTATTCTGATGTATTGAGGGCTGTTATCTCTATTCACACAGAAGTCATTGTGCAGCATGTGTATTACAACTTCAGCCAAATGTCAAACTGCATGGAAATCAGGTTTTATGTATccaatgtttttgcaatttcataTCTGCGTTTCCCCTCAGGGTTCTCCACCATCATTCTGTCCTCCATCGAGGACTCAGGACCTGGAAGCTATTCTCTCCATCATCTCAGGCGCCCAGTATTATGTGGATGTGGCCGTCATGGAGTACTTCCCCACCACGCGCTTTGAAAAGCCTCAGAGGTGACCCACAAAAGAAACCAGTTGTTTCCATTATGGCATTCAACTCTTTTGCTTTAtatcctcctcttcttttccttGAACAGATACTGGCCTGTCATTGATGACGCCATCAGGATAGCTGCTTTCGACAGGACGGTTAAGATCCGGATGCTGATCAGCTGTGGACGGGATTCTGATCCAGCCATGCTGCCTTTCCTTCAGTCTCTAGCTTCAATGAGCAGCCCTCACCATGATGTCAGCATTGAGATAGTAAGGAGCAACATGAAATAAGTGCATCTATTGCAGGTTAACACAGATCTTTGCCTGTgatttgtcttcttttgtttgcaCATCATTCTCATTGCAGAAACTATACATTGTGCCGGTGGGAAACCAGACTGATATTCCATATACTAGAGTCAACCACAATAAATTCATGGTGACTGATAAAACAGCCTACATTGGTGAGTGGTGAATTATCTTCAGCATTATTTTCACACATTCGCTGTTGAGTTAAAACTTAGCAAAGCCCCGTCATTGCATGTGAATTTGTTAATAATTGACCAGATCATGTTGTGTTGTACCTCAGGTACCTCCAATTGGTCAGGTGACTACTTTTTGACTACAGCTGGAGTCGGTCTGGTGGTTTCCCAGCATGCTCCTCACCCTATATGGAAGACCAAGGCCCTGCAGGGCCAGCTCAGGGCAGTCTTTGACAGAGACTGGTACTCTGAGTTTGCTGTGAAACTCGCTGACTTGGGACACCACCCTGACTGTGCACTATCAACATGACAGAAACTCCTTTATAAAAGTAacacataaatgcattttataatCAAGGTCATTTTCAAACCATAGCTTTCatttatgttgctgtttttatattgtCTTTGTCCAAATCAGCAGTTATGGTAGATTTTTGCATgttataaatgcaaaaaaataatataagtcACATTAAAGTGATTGTGCTCTGAAATTAGGATgaagtggagttttttttaaaaatgtagccCTGACATCAATAAGTATACCAgctgtaatataatttaatgcACCAGTACATGCAAATAAGGTTTACTGAGTTATCATCTGTTTTTTACAAGATGGGTGTGTAGTGCTGAGCTAATTGTTTAATTATGATTGCTGAACTTTCAGAGTTTCTAAGTATTAAATATAGCCTATATACTGTCATCCATGAGattttgtaaacaaacaaaatcttgtGTGCATCCAGAGTCAGTCACTTCAGAATCACAGTTGCAACTTTaagcatgacatttttgaaaactgcAATTGTGTAAtcccaaaagaaaacaaataaacaaaaaacttacTTTGGCATTGCCGTCATGCAGAATTCTCAAAGCAATAACTGTAGTCATAACTGATAACATAGTCTTCAACTtaaagatttctttaaaaaaaatagtattctGATTGATCCACTTTTCattgaaaaataaccaaaataaaatgtacattgATGCAATCTCCTTAATAAACATCAGGAGAACTATTTGTCTAGTTATATAATACCTTTCAAGTTTCAATGTCTTCTAGTAGATAGaaagtattatttttatcatttcatgtTTAATTAACCAGATCAATCAATTTTCATTCACCCATTTTTGTATGATTGAAATACAGAAAGCCAATGAAAAgctctacaaaaaaacaaaacaaaacaaaaaacttacaATATTAAAGTGActtaataatagtagtaataatagcAGTAACTTGGCCGGTTTCTACTGTCTGGCTTAAACTGGAATGAATTTGTAAGttcatatgagaaaaaaattgttaCATAACTTTCATTCCATACAATAAAATTTACAGATAATGTGTACAGAATATTGGCCAACATATGACACAACAGTGGGTaccataaacacagacaaacacagacacggGCACATGCCAacaaatgtgagtgtgtgcctATGTGCGAAGACATAAGTACATTAGTCTTAGTTGTCATATCTCACAAGAATCATTTGAAATAGTTTGTGTTGCTGGCTATATGTCACCCATTTCCCCCATATTTCTTCAAAGATATGGACTTAGTGTCTAattttcagtttgtctgtttttgcgtGTATGCATATATTTCATTAACAAAGTCCATCAGTTGAGAATGAAtcaatttgtaattatttaacCAGTTCAATGTGCTGCCTTTTTGACTAAGAAGCaaagactgttttttaaatgtatgtattcttatttatttgatttattttgtatatagTATGCTAGGAAGCAGCATTACGTCGTGTGTGTTATTCTCCTCCCGGACGGTAGGGGCGCTGTGATAAACTCTTGTCCCCGCAGTGAGGGCGCAGGGCGGGGCTCCGGCTGCTGTAGTACGTGTGCTTCACAGCAGTTAGCTTGCGGCCAGTTAGCCAACGTTAAAGCCAAACTCAGAAACATGGTGCTGCTGGAAAACGATTCGGTAAGAATCAAGAGTTAAATGTAAACGATTTCTGCTGTTGTCGTTGATGATAAACTATAAGTAGACACTGTCTGCTTTAGTTGTCTAACAGATAGCAACAATGTAAGACAAGCTAACGTTAGTCGTCAAATTGATTCGTTAGCAGCCTGCTAACGTTTGGATGAAGCTAACAGTAACTTTGCGTTAAGATGGCAAATGTCGCGAAGTTTGATCGCTTATTGTACTTTCTGATATAGTAAGAGTATAGGCTGCAAATGCGTAGAaacacaaattgttttttttgtaacataaagcGCCGTAAAACTCATAGTATTGTAACGTTACCAAAACTGTAAGTTAGCGTTAGCATTCAGTAACATTATTTCAGTACAGCTAACTAAAGTAACGTTAACGTTAAACTGCAGATTAGTTTGTTTAGTGCTGAAGCTAGCAAAGTTACCTCACCGACATGTAGAAGTTGACTGTTAGTTCCTTCTAGTCGCTTGTCCAACTATTAGGCAACGTAGCGTTACACTTAGCATTAGCTAGCCACTGCAGTCTAACGTTAATATTTCCTTACATCACTGGGGTTAACGTAAGGGTTAAAATTAGAGACTCCTCTAAGGATGAGGCAATTAAATAGCACCACAAACTTAAGAAAAACTCCACTAGTatgaataaacaacagttttcaCAAAACATTACAACCTTTGCGacggtttgtttgttttgcatggGTGTTTACACAAGTCTATGTAAGGTTTACCTAATAAACTGACAACTGGGTGTATAATGATGTTAAACTCAGTGCAGCAGTGTATTAGGTACTACTTATGCTAAAATCAGTCTATGTCTGCGGCAGTCATTCATGCTGGGATCAACTACATTCCCAACCATTTCTGCTCAGACAACACTGTTAAGATATAGTTTGTGGGCATTAATAATAGATTTAATGCTGTTTATCCAGTTTCTCACAGAGCTCACGCGGCTGTTCCAGAAGTGCAGAACATCTGGAAGTGTCGTCATCACACTAAAGAAATGTAAGCAGATCTCTCCTGGTTTTTGACAATTACTCAAATTTACACAGGAAGTAAAACTTTTTCAATATCTAAGCAGCTGGAATTGGATGTGTTTCTTGTTTCCAGATGATGGGAGGACCAAGCCAGTGCCTAGAAAGGGCCACTCAGAGTCATTTGAACCAGCAGACAACAAATGTCTCATCAGAGCCTCTGATGGCAAGAAGAAAATTAGCACAGTGGTAAGCTTACTATGtatactgtgtatttatttttaatctgaatcagaataagaaatattttatttatcccTGTGGGGGGAGGGGGACTGTGATTTGTTACAGTCGCTATGACtccagcatagagaattatagcaagtagaaataagtactagcacaagtatataaaatagaaatagagtAAACCATTAGCACAGTATGgaactatttaaaataaagtatgtaagTAAGCAGAGTAGTAAGTGTctaaaatatgaatgtaaaatattcAGCATTGGATAATCAGCACTAAtctgtgaatattttaaatataatatggataatgtgcggagtgtgtaatattttaagtgtgtaaaatattaaaaaacagtgcCTTGGGTTACAATGCAATGTGTAGCAGCTGTTTGTCGGCAAAAATCATACTTAAATCAAACAATTGGCCACTGACGCACCATGGGCATGTCGTGTAAGCAGGCAAAATAAGTCCAGTGTCCACTCAtgattattgcattttttcttgatttattcagccaaagaacaaacaaacacaggaataAAGAAATCATGGCTCCCGCTGCCTCTCTTGCTCtggtaaaaaacattttacccaCCGAGGTGCCTGCCGGTCATACCGACCTATATTTATAACAATTTGAGCCCACTTcactacaaaacaaaataaaacaaaacaaacatggtcTACCCCCACGGGCTTCTGCTGTaataacaaactaaacaaataactaacaaaagaaaacactctcAAAAATGAATCTTGATAATGTAAACATCTAGCATAATCAAAACAACACTAGTTATGTTTAGAAATGAACTAAACTGCTGACACATAGCTCCAACAAGATGTCTTGAACTACTATGTAAGTTCAAAATAGAAATGTGTGCAAAGCTACAACAAATTCTCATCTAATAGTTCTTGGATATATTGCTGTTCATGTTTAATTCTTGTTTCTTGCTATTTCAGGTCAGCACCAAAGAAGTAATCAAGTTTCAAATGGTAGGCTGATTTCACTGTTGTTTGAAAGCTTTTGTTCTGCGTCACTGTATGCATACTGCCTTGACTgttttcattaatgttattaaagtTTCATTTCGTTTCAGACTACTCTATCTTTGATAAAATGAGCTGTGAGGAATTAATCAAACTGCTCTTTACAGGCATACTCCAACCTCCTGAGAGCTCACATGGACGGACTTAAGAAGAAAGAtaagaaaagcaaaagcaagaAAACCAAAGCCACCCAATGAGCAACAGACTCTTTAACATAACCATGGGTACGTAAACTGGCCTGTACCATCTGAGGGAGTGGGAAAGGTCTCCACCTGGTCTGTCGCCTCACTCAGCCTTTTCCCTTTCACCTAAGGCCTCAGAATCACTGTTCATCCTCCCGATGACTGCTTTGAtattatgccattttttgcatgGTGATGTCTCATCCCTGGCTGTTCGAAGCCATCGGCCATCTGGAACAGAAAACCTGAGGATTTCTGGTACAGGACGAAGCAAGTCAACTTCATTGAATCGCCACTATTTCTGCTTCGTAACCAGGTCATCAACAGCTGCGTTACCTCAGAAGCCAAATCAAGCGAGCCCAACGTTTACCTGCCTTTCATACTATTTAATTTTTAGAGTcaatatttatgttatatttacGGCTAGCCTACGAGAGGTGCTGCCATGTTTCAATTCGACTGCGTTTTGAGAggaatttttgtaattttttttctcttcttataaattaaacaaacattgGATTGCCCGCAAAGTTGCTTGGAAGcacagattattttattttaaactaatttttactGCATTAAGCTTGGTATTGTAGATAAATATTCACTTTAttccgtttttttttaacctcctttAATTCAAtggacattatttttgtttcgAACCACGGTTCCATACCAAGCTTTCAAACTGTCTGTCTTAGATGTTAAACACCAATAAATAGTACTGTGTAGCCTCAGTTCAGGTAGTAATTGAAGAAGTGAACCAGATTTCTGAATGATGACATGATGCAAAATGTTATAAGTCACAGATTTTACTGAAAGACATGTTTAAGTTATGAattcaaagacaaaatgttCTCTGTTATTCTAATAA harbors:
- the LOC121953669 gene encoding 5'-3' exonuclease PLD4 — translated: MSSMYSSLHDSYVPNKRRSTSCVALAVVLGCLTVLGILLAIAVLERPPPPKDHETLPEETAGSNFSTDQCSMVLVESIPKYVRYKANATFGIPLEKAWKDLLSMATDQVDVSSFYWTLTGEDINVNSSSDIPGRDILKELEELPSRNVSVRLVTSVPSVRTNSTDLKILKQKGVQVRKVNFGRLTRGVLHSKFWIVDRKHVFIGSANMDWRALTQVKELGVVVYNCSSLAKDLLKIFESYWAMGQSNSSLPQPWPAKYDTAINQQHPLLVKTDNVSSKLYLTGSPPSFCPPSRTQDLEAILSIISGAQYYVDVAVMEYFPTTRFEKPQRYWPVIDDAIRIAAFDRTVKIRMLISCGRDSDPAMLPFLQSLASMSSPHHDVSIEIKLYIVPVGNQTDIPYTRVNHNKFMVTDKTAYIGTSNWSGDYFLTTAGVGLVVSQHAPHPIWKTKALQGQLRAVFDRDWYSEFAVKLADLGHHPDCALST
- the srp14 gene encoding signal recognition particle 14 kDa protein, with the protein product MVLLENDSFLTELTRLFQKCRTSGSVVITLKKYDGRTKPVPRKGHSESFEPADNKCLIRASDGKKKISTVVSTKEVIKFQMAYSNLLRAHMDGLKKKDKKSKSKKTKATQ